In the genome of Planctomyces sp. SH-PL62, the window GACGGGTCGTTCGGGTGGCTACTTGGGGCCGTGGCTTTCGGCGTGCTGGCCTATCTGGCGCGTCCCGAGGGGCTGCTCCTGCCGGCGAGCCTCCTGGCGACGCTGCTCCTCATCCCGCTCCACCGCGCGACCCGGATCAACTGGCCGCGATGGCGGCGCGCGACGGCCCTCCTGGTGCTCGGCGCGCTCGCCCTGGCGAGCCCCTACATCGCCGCCAGGGGGACGCTCACGCCCCGGCCCGGCCCGGCCCGCGTCCTTGGCCTGGAGCCGCGATCGCCCGCCCTGGCGCTGGAGCGCGAGGCCCCGATGGCCGTGGGCCAGACGACCGCCGAGACCTACCGCCTCGCCGCGCTCCGGATGGTCGAGGTCCTCCTCGACAACGTCCCGCTCGTTCTGCTGGCGACGGCCCTCGTGGGGCTCTGGACGGCCCGAGGCGGGGGCGTCCCCTCGCGGACCTGGCTGTTCCTGGGGATCTTGCTCGCCGCGTCGGCCCTGGCGCTGATCCGGCTGCACGCGACGGCCGGCTACTGCGCGGCCCGCAACGCCGTGGTGCCGGGCATGGTGCTGACCCTGATCGCGGCGAGCGGGATCGACTGGCTGATGTCCCGCCTGGCGATCCCCGGCCGACTCGTCGGGCTCCCTCGCGAGCGGCTCAAGCCGGGGCCGATGGTCTGGGCGGCGGCCCTGGCGTTCGTGGTGGTCCTGCCCCGGTTCCGGCAGCCGGTCGTCGAGACGCCCGGCCCGTTCAACGTCTACTGGGACGCCGGCCGATGGCTCGCGGAGTCGGCGGCCGAAGGGGAGGTCCTCGACCTGACCGACTGGTCGCTCTACTTCAGTCGGCTCCCCGGTTCCTCGTTCGCGCATGTCCGCGAGGCCGCCGCGAGTTCGAACGTCCGCTGGGTCGTCGCCCTCGGCTCGCAGGTCGACGGAGACTCGACTTATTCCGACGCGCTCCGGTCGCTGATCGGCGACCGAGAGCCGGTCGCGGCGCTTCCCGGCCGGCCGCGTCCCGGCCAGGTCCAGGTGCGCATCTTCGACCGCGAGATCGCCCCCGCCCCCCTGGCCGTCGCGAGCCCCGCCGACGACCCGGCGAAGTCCGACCGTCGCTGATCGAGGACGCCGCGATCATGTTCCAGGCTCCCGCACGCTCAAGAACGCTGGCCGTCGCGATCCCGATTCTGCTCGCGCTCGCGGTCGTCGCGCAGACGGGCCGTTTCCGAGCGTCCAGCAGCATCACCTACGACGAGACGTTCTTCCTCGGCGCGGGGGTCAAGTCGCTGCACGAGGGTCGACTCGACCCGGATCTGGCGACGCACGGCACCGCCCCGCTGCCGATGCTGGTCAACGTCATACCGTCCCTCTGGTCGAGCGGCGGCGCGGCGCGGGCGCGGACCAACGCCTGGGAAGGTTCGGGGGATCGCGCGTTGATCGCCGGGCCTCGTCTGCTGACCACGATGACGACGCTGGTCCCGCTCGTCGTCATGGGGTTCGCCTGGCTGCACCGGCGTCGGGGGCTGCTCGCGGCGACCGTTGGGGCGGGGATGCTGGCCTTCTCGCCGGCCCTGCTCGCGCACGCCTCGCTGGCGACGAGCGACGCCGCGTTCGCCTTCCTCGCCACGCTGGCCGTGCTGGCGATCGGGCGTCATCTGGGCTCGCCGACGCCCTCGCGGTCGGCACTGGCGGCCGTCGCGACGGGGCTGGCGTTCTCGGCCAAGTACACCGGGGCCTTGCTGATCCCCTGTTTCGCGATGGGGCGGCTGATGGACCTCGTTCGCGCGTGTCGGGACGGGGGCGACGTCCGGAGCCGGCTCCGACGCACCGCCTGCGCCGGCGCGGAGGTCGCCGCGTTCCTAATGCTCGCCTTCGTAACGGCGTGGGCCTGCCACGGCTTCCAGGTTGATCCGACGCGGACCTGGCTGGGCCTCCCCTCGCCGCAGTTCGCGAGGGCCTTCGAGATCCAGCTCCTGCATGACGAGATCGGCCACCCGGCGTTCTTCCTGGGGGAGCGATCATTGCGAGGCTGGCGGACCTACCACCCGTTCACGATGCTGGTGAAGAGCAGCTTCCCGGAGCTGGCCCTGGCGGCGGCCGGGGTCTGGCTGGCGTTCCGGTCGCGGTTTCGTCTCGACGCTCGGGCCGATCGCGAACGCGCGATGTTGATCCTCTTCGTCCTGATCCTTGGGGCCGCGCTGATCCGCTCGCCCATCAACATCGGCCACCGCTACACGCTGGCCCTGTATCCGCCGATCGTCCTCATGGCGGTCGACGCGATGGCGAAGGCGACCGCCGGACGACCTTCCCGACGCCTCTGGGGCGCGGCGTTGATCGGCGGGCAGGTGGCGACGAGCTTCGTCGCGGCGCCCGACTACCTCTCCTACTTCAACGCGCTCGCCGGCGGCCCCGACCGGGCGTGGCGGCTCCTGGCGGATTCGAACATCGACTGGGGGCAAGACCTCCCGGCGCTCCGGGCCGTGATCGACCGCGAAGGCCTGCATCGAGTCGCCCTCGACTACTTCGGCACCGCCTCGCCTTCCGAATACGGCGTCCGGGGGGAGTCGGTCGACGTCCTGGGCCGATCCCTCGACGAGTACGACGCCCTGGCCGTCTCCGTCACCAGGCTGCATTCGGTCTATCCCCGCGAAGGGGAGAGCCGACGCGAAGTCGCCGACGTGTACCGCGAGCTTCGCCGGGTCCCGCCGAGTTTCCGGGCCGGGAACTCCATCTTCGTCTACGATCTACGTCAGCCCGACGCGCGGTCGGCGGTCCGTTCCTCGATCGAGGCGGCCCGCCGACCGAGCCCCGTTCAGGCCGCCGCGCGGGAGTCGTCGCGATCGTCGAGTCGCTGACCGTCGGCCCGACTGGTCCGGATGCCGATGGGGGTCGGTTCGGCGACCGTCGCCCGTTCGGCCCGCGCGTCGTCGCGAAGGATCAGGATCAGGGCCGCAAGCACCACGACCTCGACGGCCGCCGCGGCGAGCAGCGTGGGCAGGCCCAGCCAGGCGGGCTGGAGCGAGGCCAGCCGTGCGGCGTCGTCCGGCCAGGGGGCGAATCCCGTGTAGAACGGGACCATCCTCCCGAACAGGCCCACGACCTCGGCCGCGACCGACGCCCCGACGAGGGCCAGCGGCGCGACGCCCCGGAGGCTACCCGAAAGCGGCCAGCGCATCAGGCCGACCACCACGAGCGTCAGGAACCACGGCATCGCGGCGCTCGCGTACCAGGCGCCCGTCGACCACTGGCCCCAGGCCAGCTTCGACTGGACCATGTGATAGCCCAGCGCCGCCGTGTAGCCGGCGACGATCACCGCGCAGGCCAGCGGCAGCCGAGCCTCCGCGAAGACCCGTTCCGGCCGCAAGCCGCGACGTCGCAGGAACGCCCAGGTCAGTCCCGCCCAGGCCCATCCCAGGAGGCCGAGGACCACCAGGTCGCGATGGGCGAAAATGGCCTTCGGGTGCGTCCCCTGGAAGCTCCAGCCGCCGGCGAAGAAGACCAGGATCGTCCAGAGTTCCACGACCCAGGCGGCCCAGGGAATCTCCATCGCCGTCCTCAGGAGGTCCGCCCGGCCGAGTCCCCGAGCGTGGTTGACGGCCGCCTCCTGCATCGAGCTGATCGAGCCGTAATGCGCCAGGTTGAACCGCATCTCGGCCTGCGTGACAGCCAGGAATCCGACCCCCAGCGCCATCCCGAAACCGGCCGCCCGGCGCCAGGAAATCTCGGGCCGCGCCGCCAGGGCGAGCATGCAGAAACCCAGGAACGGCGCGAGCGCGTAGTTGGTGGCCTTCGCCAGCACGGCGAACCCGGCGAGGGCTCCGGTCGCCAGGCACGCCGCCCCCAGCCTTCGCGGGCTCGCCCAGGGCCTCGACGAGAGCGACAGGCCGAGCCAGATGGTGAGGGTCGCCAGGAAGACCGCCAGGGCGTCGTTCGCCACCCGCACGCCGTTGATGAGGAATAGTGGATACGTCGCCAGGACGAGCCCGACCCAGGCCGCGGCGCGGCGCTCCGCGAGTCGGGGTGCCAGGCAGAAGAACGCCGCCGCAACCGCCCCCGCCGTCAGCAGCAGGTTCAGCAGCCGCATCCCCGCGATCGACGACCGCACCGCCTCCAGGCCGCCGAAGGCCGCGTACACCGGCTGGAGCAGGCGGTAGCTCAACGGCCCGTGCTGCGACTGGTACATGAACACCGACTCGTCGCGGAACGGCCGGACCGCCCCGGATCGTCGGTCGGCCCAGAATTGCTGATAGCCGACGCCGCCGGCCCCGCTCAGGCCGTCGCGGACCGCCGAGCCCGGCTGGGGAAACTTGACGGCCTCGGCCATCACGGCCGACGGCACTCGAGTCTCGCCGACGACCGGCGTCCGCCCGCCGTCGCGCAGGTGCTCGACGTACGCGACGTGCTGATACTCGTCCCAGCCCTCGAAGGGGGGGAGCGCGGCCATGAAGACCACGCCTCGGGCGATCACCAGCGCGGCCAGCAGCGCGCCGAAGCGGCGGCGGAAGGCGACCCGTGACGGATCGTCGGCCGAGCCCTCGGCCCCGTACACCTCAAGCATGATTCCATCCTGCAACGACGACCGGGAGGCCAGGCGCGCGGCGGGGGCGGTCCGACCGCCGGGACGCGCCGATACGGGCTCTTTATCGAGCCTGTCAAGGTCGATCGTCCAGGAAAAGCGCGGTCAGGGCTTGAGGCGGGCGAGGGCCGCGTTGCGGGTGTCGGTCACGTCGAGGATTCTCTGGAGGTTCATCGTGCGGAAGATGTCGAAGACGTAGGGGGCGACGCCGAAGAGGACCAACTTTCCCTGGCGGCGGTCGATGCGCCGCTTGAGCGTGACGAGGAAGCCGATCTCCGAGCTGGCCAGATAGTCGACGTCGGTCAGGTCGAGTGCGAAACGGCAGTCCTCTCGGGATTCGATCTGCTTGTACAGCCAGTCGCGCCGGGAGAACTGCCAGTCCTGATGCTCCTCCTCCCCGGACTCGAAAGCGACGATCAGGACTCCGGCGGAATCGCTGGTCGTGAAGCTCAACATCATGAAGTCCCTTCTACTGCGGGATCTACCGAACGCGCCCGGCGCGCGTCGTCGCGAGCGGGCGGGGGTGCTCCCGAGGCGGGAGCGGGCCGTCGACGTGCGAGACGCACCAAGGCCGGGACGGATTGCGCCGGGATTCTAAGCCGTCCCGTCGAACGAATCAAGAACGATCGCTTACGATTTGATAAGTACCAAGAATATCGGAGACAGACCGGCCGCGAGGCTCGGACCGGGCGGGATCCGGGGACGGCTCCGATCGCCCCGCTTCGACGACCTCTTCGGTCGCCGCGAGGCCGCCGGATTCGGCCCGAAGCCTGTTCGCCGACTCGCAGGCTGTCGCGACGACGTCGCACGGCCATTTCCAGCCGCCTTTGTAGACCACAAGCTTCCGCCCGCCGCGCCGGGATTCGCGTCCGCCCCGGCGACCAGGAAAACCCCGGCCTCGTTCCTGATCCGTCGGGAACGCCCGCCGTCGCTCCGCTCGCCTTCCCGCCGGTCCGTCGGATCACGAGAAGACCGACTCACTCCGTGAAGCGGGCTTGCGGAGGCCGTTCCGAAGTGTTCTCGACCGAGCCGAACGGGTGCGCCATCCGGTCGTGGCCCCGAGGTTCGGCAAGGCTGGCCCACTCGCCCGCGGGCGGGCCGGGCACCCCGGATGCGAAAGCGGGCGAGGAGCATCCTGAGAGGGGGGCGCCCTCCCAAGGTCCTCCTCGCCCCGGTCGGACATCAGATTTGACGATCCGGTCGACTTCGATCCAGATTCAGCGGGAGCGGCTGAACGAAAGGCCGGGGTCGTCGGGGCCGGTGCCCATCAGGTGGAAGACGAAGTGGTCCTCGTCCTTCCAGGCGATCCGACCGACCATGGGGGGTTGCGTCTCGTCGGCATTCTGGACGAGCGTCAGCAGGCCGTTGCCGCTGGTTCGCACGCCCTCGAACCGTTTCGTCGATCCGTCCTGTTCGACGCTCCAGGCGAACTTGCCGGCCTGGCTGAGGTCGAGGGTGATCTTGGAGCGATCGTCGGGTGCCGCGGTCCATGTCCCTTCCAGCGCGTTGTCGCGGACGGCGACGGCCGGCAGCGGCTCGGCCGCCGGCGGCGCGAGCGCCGGGCGGGCGCAGCGGCCGGCTTCGCGTCGGCGTCGGGCCCCAGGGCCTCGCGCCGGGCCTTCTCCAGTTGCTTCACGAGACCCGACGAGAGCTGGTCGCGGGGCTGGATCTCGGCCGCGGCCCGAAGCTGACCGAGGGCCTCCTCGCCGTGCCCCTGGCAGAGATAGTGATACCCCAGGAGGAAATGGGCCGGAGCGTCGTTCGGATCGGCCTTCACCCGCGTCTCCAGCGCGCGGAGTTGGTTGGTGTAGGTCCCCGCGTCGTCACCGTAGAGCCCGATCAGGGTCGGCCAGTCCCAGCCGGGACCGATCGAGAGGACCGGATAGAGGGCCGCCGCCGCGTCGTCGTACCGCTTCATGGCGAACAGCGACAGGGCGCGGAATTCGTGGAGCGTCGGGTCGTTGGGCATCTGCCGGAGCGCCTGGTCGGCGAAGTCCAGGGCCGCCGTGTAAAGGCCCATCTTGAACGCCTCGCGGCCCTTGTCGAACAGTCCGTCCGCGTCATCGACGACAGACGCCTCGGGCGGCGCGGCCGTGGGGTTGATGGGCTGCGAGTAGTCGTAGACGAGAGGCTGCTCCTGGACGACGACCGTCTGGGGGACGACGTAGTACGGGTTGTAATAACTCGTGTATCCCCAGTCATAGAGCATCGGACCGTACGCCCAGGACGACAGTCCCCAGCCGCCTCCCCAGCCAAGCCCGCCGAGGCCCCAACCGCCGCCCCAGCCAAGCCCGCCGAGGCCCCAACCGCCGCCCCAGCCAAGCCCGCCGAGGCCCCAGCCCAGGCCGTTGCCCCAGCCCAGACCCCAACCGCCCAGGCCGCCGCCCAGTCCACCCAGGCCCCAGCCGCCAAGGCCCCAGCCCAGACTGCTCCCGAGGCCGAGCCCCAGACCCCAGCCGAAACCGTTGCCGAAGCCGCCGCCTCCCCAACCGTTGTTCCAGCCGCCTCCCCAACCGTTGTTCCAGCCTCCGCCGTGACCGCCCCAACCGTTGTTCCAGCCGCCGCGACCGCCCCAGCCGTTGTTCCAGCCGCCGCGACCGCCCCAGTTGCCGCCGCCGCCGCCGTGACCGCCCCAGTTGCGGTGAATGCCGGCGTAATTGTCTCGCCAGCCAAGGCCGCGCGAGCCCAGGTTGTTGACGTTGTTGATACTCCGATTGAAGTTCGTCGGCGTATATCGACCACCGGGCCCTCGCATGTTGGCGAACGAAGGCCGACCATTCAGGTTGCTCCCCCCGCCCGCGCCGGGGCGCCCGCCGAAGCCCTGACCGCCGCCAGGCCCACGATCCCCCCGATTGATCGAGCCCGGACCACCAGGCCGCGAGCCAAGACCCGGACCGCCGCCGGGTCGCATGCCGGCCATCGAGCCCGCGCCGGGGCCGCGGTTCCCCCAGTTGATCGAGCCCGGACCGCCGCCGGGCCGCATCCCAGCCATCGAGCCCGATCCACCTGGGCGCGAACCGAGGCCGGGCTGCGAACCGAGACTGGGACCGCCGGGTCGCGAACCGAGGCCGGGACCGCCGCCAGGTCGCATGCCGGCCATCGAGCCCGCGCCGGGGCCGCGGTTCCCCCAGTTGATCGAGCCGGGGCCGCCGCCGGGCCGAGAGCCGCCGAGGCCGGGGCCGCCCACACCCGGGCGAGCCCCGCCGAATCCGGACGCGCCGGGCCGCATCCCCGCGACGGAACCCGGCCCCGATCGCATTCCGCCCGGCATTCCCCCGCGATTTCCGAAGTTGAGCGAGCCGGAGTTGCTCATGCCCGGCCGCGACATACCGCCCATCGCGGGACCGCCGCGATTCGGCATACCCCCGGGCATCCCGCCTCGCATGCCACCCATCGAGCCCCCCGGAGCGCGGATGCCGCCCATCGAGCCCCCCGGAGCGCGCATGCCGCCCATCGAGCCCCCCGGAGCGCGGATGCCGCCCATCGAGCCCCCCGGAGCGCGCATGCCTCCCATACCGCCGGGCATCCCGCCGCGCATGCCTCCCATACCGCCGGGCATCCCGCCGCGCATGCCTCCCATACCGCCGGGCATCCCGCCGCGCATGCCTCCCATACCGCCGGGCATCCCGCCGCGCATGCCTCCCATACCGCCGGGCATCCCGCCGCGCATGCCACCTCCCATGCCGCCGCCGCCGCGCATGCCTCCCATGCCGCCGCCGCGCATGCCGCCGCCTCCGCCGCGCATGCCACCGCCGCCGCGTTGGGCGAGCACTTCCGCGCCAGGCCAGAAGGCAAGGACCGTGGCCAGGCCGGTCGCGATCACCAGACCTCTAAATCGCCGTCCCATCAGAACCGCCCCCTTCCAGCAGCGCGAGGTGCGTCAAACGTCGATGTATTCTATGCCGTCCGGGCGATCGTGTCGGAAAACCTCCTTGCTCCTCCTAATACGATGGCGAAACCCATACCGGCCCGTGCCAACCCCTTTCGATTTCGTCGGCGGGGCCGCGTCGGCTGCCATGTCCGAATTGTTTGGCGGATTCACTTGAGGTTCGGACCGGCGGGACTTATAAATGAACGACACATCATCTGATCCATGAATGGTCGATCCCCAAATCGTGGGAGGGCGGCATGATCTCCGCA includes:
- a CDS encoding phospholipid carrier-dependent glycosyltransferase, translating into MFQAPARSRTLAVAIPILLALAVVAQTGRFRASSSITYDETFFLGAGVKSLHEGRLDPDLATHGTAPLPMLVNVIPSLWSSGGAARARTNAWEGSGDRALIAGPRLLTTMTTLVPLVVMGFAWLHRRRGLLAATVGAGMLAFSPALLAHASLATSDAAFAFLATLAVLAIGRHLGSPTPSRSALAAVATGLAFSAKYTGALLIPCFAMGRLMDLVRACRDGGDVRSRLRRTACAGAEVAAFLMLAFVTAWACHGFQVDPTRTWLGLPSPQFARAFEIQLLHDEIGHPAFFLGERSLRGWRTYHPFTMLVKSSFPELALAAAGVWLAFRSRFRLDARADRERAMLILFVLILGAALIRSPINIGHRYTLALYPPIVLMAVDAMAKATAGRPSRRLWGAALIGGQVATSFVAAPDYLSYFNALAGGPDRAWRLLADSNIDWGQDLPALRAVIDREGLHRVALDYFGTASPSEYGVRGESVDVLGRSLDEYDALAVSVTRLHSVYPREGESRREVADVYRELRRVPPSFRAGNSIFVYDLRQPDARSAVRSSIEAARRPSPVQAAARESSRSSSR
- a CDS encoding DUF2142 domain-containing protein; the encoded protein is MLEVYGAEGSADDPSRVAFRRRFGALLAALVIARGVVFMAALPPFEGWDEYQHVAYVEHLRDGGRTPVVGETRVPSAVMAEAVKFPQPGSAVRDGLSGAGGVGYQQFWADRRSGAVRPFRDESVFMYQSQHGPLSYRLLQPVYAAFGGLEAVRSSIAGMRLLNLLLTAGAVAAAFFCLAPRLAERRAAAWVGLVLATYPLFLINGVRVANDALAVFLATLTIWLGLSLSSRPWASPRRLGAACLATGALAGFAVLAKATNYALAPFLGFCMLALAARPEISWRRAAGFGMALGVGFLAVTQAEMRFNLAHYGSISSMQEAAVNHARGLGRADLLRTAMEIPWAAWVVELWTILVFFAGGWSFQGTHPKAIFAHRDLVVLGLLGWAWAGLTWAFLRRRGLRPERVFAEARLPLACAVIVAGYTAALGYHMVQSKLAWGQWSTGAWYASAAMPWFLTLVVVGLMRWPLSGSLRGVAPLALVGASVAAEVVGLFGRMVPFYTGFAPWPDDAARLASLQPAWLGLPTLLAAAAVEVVVLAALILILRDDARAERATVAEPTPIGIRTSRADGQRLDDRDDSRAAA
- a CDS encoding STAS domain-containing protein, which translates into the protein MMLSFTTSDSAGVLIVAFESGEEEHQDWQFSRRDWLYKQIESREDCRFALDLTDVDYLASSEIGFLVTLKRRIDRRQGKLVLFGVAPYVFDIFRTMNLQRILDVTDTRNAALARLKP
- a CDS encoding glycosyltransferase family 39 protein, encoding MNTAAFDPAVTPDAALDPETAGPFPHLIRVVLLMAATAVFLGWTLRHSEASLRDGLRSIQAARQIDAGAWRDGVRGIEHPLHPLAIVAAHRLLGGDGPEWWQRAAVAASFAAVVLLVVPLYLTGRDLFGDRAAWLGCILFLANPLMGSVVVNVLSESTFLLAWTWGLWASARFLRDGSFGWLLGAVAFGVLAYLARPEGLLLPASLLATLLLIPLHRATRINWPRWRRATALLVLGALALASPYIAARGTLTPRPGPARVLGLEPRSPALALEREAPMAVGQTTAETYRLAALRMVEVLLDNVPLVLLATALVGLWTARGGGVPSRTWLFLGILLAASALALIRLHATAGYCAARNAVVPGMVLTLIAASGIDWLMSRLAIPGRLVGLPRERLKPGPMVWAAALAFVVVLPRFRQPVVETPGPFNVYWDAGRWLAESAAEGEVLDLTDWSLYFSRLPGSSFAHVREAAASSNVRWVVALGSQVDGDSTYSDALRSLIGDREPVAALPGRPRPGQVQVRIFDREIAPAPLAVASPADDPAKSDRR
- a CDS encoding tetratricopeptide repeat protein, which encodes MAGMRPGGGPGSINWGNRGPGAGSMAGMRPGGGPGLGSRPGGPGSINRGDRGPGGGQGFGGRPGAGGGSNLNGRPSFANMRGPGGRYTPTNFNRSINNVNNLGSRGLGWRDNYAGIHRNWGGHGGGGGNWGGRGGWNNGWGGRGGWNNGWGGHGGGWNNGWGGGWNNGWGGGGFGNGFGWGLGLGLGSSLGWGLGGWGLGGLGGGLGGWGLGWGNGLGWGLGGLGWGGGWGLGGLGWGGGWGLGGLGWGGGWGLSSWAYGPMLYDWGYTSYYNPYYVVPQTVVVQEQPLVYDYSQPINPTAAPPEASVVDDADGLFDKGREAFKMGLYTAALDFADQALRQMPNDPTLHEFRALSLFAMKRYDDAAAALYPVLSIGPGWDWPTLIGLYGDDAGTYTNQLRALETRVKADPNDAPAHFLLGYHYLCQGHGEEALGQLRAAAEIQPRDQLSSGLVKQLEKARREALGPDADAKPAAAPARRSRRRRPSRCRPSPSATTRWKGHGPRHPTIAPRSPSTSARPASSPGASNRTDRRNGSRACEPAATAC